The proteins below are encoded in one region of Chryseobacterium wanjuense:
- the rho gene encoding transcription termination factor Rho: MFNIETLRSKSVTELTKILKDLGVKVARNSNENDKIFAILDFQASNPKVAKDYFNVTETPMNGEEKEAEKPAKAPAKKPAPKKTAAKPKAETKTPTDIKPQAEEKPRVEATEQVSEEPKPAEVKAETAEEAAASAAKKKRKRVSATNTANTEMSQERPEAPKNTEPQESAPAEEKPANPQPQQARPQKGQHNNPHNAGNQHKNQHQNQNQNQNQNQNKQQQQQQHSERNEEQHHEKKEFNFDGMVSIEGVLEILPDNYGFLRSSDFSYISSPDDVYVSTAQIRNFGLKTGDTVKGIVRLPKEGEKYFSLLRPTEVNGRDLAFIKDRVAFEYLTPLFPEEKFNLAGKGSTISTRVVDLFAPIGKGQRAMIVAQPKTGKTMLLKDIANSIAANHPEVYMMVLLIDERPEEVTDMERSVNAEVIASTFDEAAEKHVKVANLVLAKAQRMVECGHDVVILLDSITRLARAYNTVTPASGKVLSGGVDANALHRPKRFFGAARKIEGGGSLTIIATALIDTGSKMDEVIFEEFKGTGNMELQLDRKIANRRIYPAIDLVASSTRRDDLLLDEVTSQRMWILRKYLSEMNPVEAMEFVDKNIKGTLNNEEFLMSMNK; encoded by the coding sequence ATGTTTAACATTGAAACGTTAAGGTCAAAATCCGTAACGGAACTGACTAAAATCTTAAAAGATTTGGGCGTTAAAGTTGCAAGAAACAGCAATGAAAATGACAAAATCTTTGCAATTCTTGACTTTCAGGCTTCAAATCCTAAGGTGGCGAAAGATTACTTCAACGTCACAGAAACCCCTATGAATGGTGAAGAAAAAGAGGCAGAAAAACCTGCAAAGGCTCCTGCCAAAAAACCAGCTCCGAAAAAAACGGCAGCCAAACCGAAAGCGGAAACCAAAACTCCGACAGATATAAAACCACAAGCTGAAGAAAAACCTAGAGTAGAGGCCACAGAACAAGTTTCTGAAGAACCTAAGCCGGCAGAAGTAAAAGCTGAAACTGCAGAAGAAGCAGCTGCATCTGCGGCCAAGAAAAAAAGGAAAAGGGTTTCAGCGACAAATACAGCAAACACAGAGATGTCGCAAGAAAGACCAGAAGCTCCTAAAAACACAGAACCTCAGGAATCTGCTCCGGCAGAAGAAAAACCTGCCAACCCTCAGCCACAGCAGGCCAGACCTCAAAAAGGACAACACAACAATCCGCACAACGCCGGAAATCAGCATAAAAATCAGCACCAAAACCAAAACCAGAATCAAAACCAAAATCAGAATAAGCAGCAGCAACAGCAGCAACATTCTGAAAGGAATGAGGAGCAGCACCATGAAAAGAAGGAATTCAACTTCGACGGAATGGTAAGCATTGAGGGGGTTTTGGAGATTTTACCTGATAATTACGGATTTTTACGTTCATCAGATTTCAGCTATATTTCGTCACCGGATGATGTGTATGTTTCTACGGCTCAAATCAGGAATTTTGGATTGAAAACCGGAGATACGGTAAAAGGTATCGTAAGATTACCAAAAGAAGGCGAAAAATATTTTTCTTTATTAAGACCAACTGAAGTTAACGGACGTGATCTTGCTTTTATTAAAGACCGTGTTGCTTTCGAATATTTAACACCGCTTTTCCCTGAAGAAAAATTCAACCTGGCAGGAAAAGGATCTACCATTTCTACAAGAGTTGTGGATTTATTCGCACCGATTGGGAAAGGACAGAGAGCAATGATTGTTGCCCAGCCAAAAACGGGTAAAACAATGTTGCTGAAAGATATCGCCAATTCTATCGCTGCCAACCACCCTGAAGTATACATGATGGTTCTTTTGATCGACGAACGTCCGGAAGAGGTTACCGATATGGAAAGAAGTGTAAATGCGGAAGTAATAGCATCTACCTTTGATGAAGCGGCAGAGAAGCACGTGAAAGTAGCCAACCTTGTTTTAGCAAAAGCTCAAAGAATGGTGGAATGCGGACACGATGTTGTTATTTTATTAGATTCAATCACAAGATTAGCAAGAGCGTACAATACTGTAACTCCTGCATCTGGAAAGGTTCTTTCGGGTGGGGTGGATGCCAACGCACTTCACAGACCGAAAAGATTCTTCGGTGCTGCAAGAAAAATTGAAGGTGGTGGATCTTTAACCATTATTGCAACAGCACTTATCGATACAGGTTCTAAAATGGACGAAGTGATCTTTGAAGAATTCAAAGGTACGGGTAACATGGAACTTCAACTAGACAGAAAAATTGCCAACAGAAGAATTTATCCTGCCATTGATTTGGTAGCTTCGAGTACTCGTAGAGATGATTTACTTCTTGATGAGGTAACTTCTCAGAGAATGTGGATTTTAAGAAAGTATCTTTCTGAAATGAATCCTGTAGAAGCCATGGAATTTGTTGACAAAAACATCAAAGGAACCCTGAATAACGAGGAATTCCTGATGTCTATGAATAAATAG
- a CDS encoding M28 family peptidase, which translates to MKKLTYLTFSLFSIFSFAQEVSKERIQTVLATLASDEMKGREIGTQENENAANYIAKLFKENDLEYCTGNSYLVPFDYKGKTAYNVCGIKKGKTDKFLGFSGHFDHIGTSNNANDNIYNGADDDASGITTLVGISDYFKDKKPEFSMVFMAFNGEEKGMLGSKAISQDKNLDKIYNNLTTLFNFEMVATESAFGKNALFMTGNEFSDLDELFNKNAENGLKINPDPYASEQLFYRSDNVNFVKKKIIAHSFSTVDMTKATHYHNESDDLHVVDFDNLTQIVNNFGKTLEKLTPKNFTPKYNEKVEF; encoded by the coding sequence ATGAAAAAACTAACCTATCTTACCTTTTCGCTATTCTCCATTTTCTCTTTTGCACAGGAAGTTTCGAAAGAAAGAATCCAGACTGTTCTGGCGACACTGGCTTCGGATGAAATGAAGGGCCGTGAAATCGGAACACAGGAAAATGAAAATGCAGCCAACTATATTGCAAAACTTTTTAAAGAAAACGATTTAGAATACTGTACCGGAAATTCATACTTGGTTCCATTTGATTATAAAGGAAAAACGGCGTATAATGTTTGTGGAATTAAGAAAGGAAAAACAGACAAATTCCTGGGCTTCTCGGGACACTTCGATCACATCGGAACAAGCAATAATGCAAACGACAACATCTACAACGGAGCCGATGACGATGCAAGCGGAATTACAACTTTGGTAGGAATTTCTGATTATTTTAAAGACAAAAAACCGGAATTTTCTATGGTTTTCATGGCTTTTAACGGGGAAGAAAAAGGGATGCTGGGTTCTAAAGCGATTTCCCAGGATAAAAATTTAGATAAAATTTATAATAACCTTACCACTCTTTTCAATTTTGAAATGGTGGCAACGGAATCTGCATTCGGGAAAAATGCTTTATTCATGACTGGTAACGAATTTTCTGATTTGGATGAATTATTTAACAAGAATGCGGAAAATGGTTTAAAAATTAATCCTGATCCATATGCTTCGGAACAATTATTCTACAGATCTGACAACGTGAATTTTGTGAAAAAGAAAATTATTGCCCATTCTTTTTCAACGGTTGATATGACCAAAGCAACTCATTATCATAATGAAAGCGATGATCTTCATGTTGTAGATTTTGATAATTTAACACAGATCGTGAATAATTTCGGAAAGACGTTGGAAAAACTGACACCAAAGAATTTTACACCGAAATATAATGAGAAAGTGGAATTTTAA
- a CDS encoding DUF4293 family protein has translation MLQRIQTIWTFLAVLAAVFLFVTGQDVIISDSFPVLNIGCIVLVLVGLLSVFSFKNRKRQILLNNISIIINALLIGVLIYWLLKLSGGIQIPEKGIEPIFPLIAIICLFIANIYIKKDERLVKSVDRLR, from the coding sequence ATGCTACAAAGAATACAGACTATATGGACTTTTTTGGCAGTTTTAGCTGCTGTGTTTCTGTTCGTTACAGGGCAAGATGTTATCATTTCCGACAGTTTTCCTGTGCTGAATATAGGCTGTATCGTCCTAGTTTTGGTTGGATTACTGAGTGTATTCAGCTTTAAAAACAGAAAAAGACAAATTTTGCTGAATAATATCAGCATCATTATAAACGCTTTGTTGATTGGTGTATTGATTTACTGGTTACTAAAATTATCCGGAGGAATTCAGATTCCTGAGAAGGGTATTGAGCCAATTTTTCCGTTGATCGCGATTATTTGTTTGTTTATTGCAAACATCTATATCAAGAAAGATGAGAGGCTCGTAAAATCTGTAGACAGACTTCGATAA